ACAACATCCACCGCCGCGACATCCTCGACGCCCTGGTCGCCGACCTGCAGGCGCAGCGGCCCGACCACATCGCGGTGACCGGCGATCTGGTCAACATCGCACTCGCCGAGGAATTCCCGCCGGCACGGCAATGGCTGGACAGCGTCGGCCCGCCGGATCGCGTCAGCCTGGTGCCCGGCAATCACGACGCCTATGTGGCCGCCACCGCGCCGCTGATCGCCGAGACGTTCGCGGACTACATCCGCGGCGATGACGGCGCGGCGGGCTTTCCCTATCTGCGCCGCCGCGACGCTGTCGCCATCATCGGCGTCTCGACCGCAGTGCCGACCGCGCCGTTCATGGCGACCGGCTGGCTCGGCGACGCGCAGCGCGCGCGACTCGAGACCCTGCTGCAGCGGCTGGACTCCGAGCGAGCGTTTCGCGTGCTGCTGATTCATCACCCGCTGCGATCACGCTCGCGCCACAAGCGCCTGACGGATTCGGCCGAACTGATCGCGCTGCTGCAGCGGCATCCGGTCGATCTGGTGCTGCACGGCCACGACCACGTCCACGCCACCATCCGGATCGACACGCCGAGGGGGCCGATCCCGGTGGTCGGGGTGCCGTCGGCGTCGGCCTTCAACGATCACCACCGCCCGTCGGCCGCGTATAATCTATTCGCGATCAGCGAGGCCAATGACGGCTGGCGTTGCGAACATCGGATTCGCGGGTTCGGCGACACCGAGACGATCACCGACCTGCAGGACGCGCGACTGTTGTAGCTCCGCACAAGCCCTTCGCCGTCATTGCGAGCGAAGCGAAGCAATCCAGCAGCGCCGGGAGAAGCGCTCCTGGATTGCTTCGTCGCTTCGCTCCTCGCAATGACGGGGAGAGGTTGGCATTCTTAGAGGTGCGCCTTTCACATATTCCGCAGCGCCGCGAACAGGGCCAGCGCGAACAGCGCCAGCGCGCCGGCGACGAAGCCGAGCACGAAGATCCCGAAGCCGCTACGGCGCGGCTTGTCGACA
The DNA window shown above is from Rhodopseudomonas palustris HaA2 and carries:
- a CDS encoding metallophosphoesterase family protein, coding for MMTFTLAHLSDPHLPPLPKPRLADLASKRLLGYLNWTRNRHNIHRRDILDALVADLQAQRPDHIAVTGDLVNIALAEEFPPARQWLDSVGPPDRVSLVPGNHDAYVAATAPLIAETFADYIRGDDGAAGFPYLRRRDAVAIIGVSTAVPTAPFMATGWLGDAQRARLETLLQRLDSERAFRVLLIHHPLRSRSRHKRLTDSAELIALLQRHPVDLVLHGHDHVHATIRIDTPRGPIPVVGVPSASAFNDHHRPSAAYNLFAISEANDGWRCEHRIRGFGDTETITDLQDARLL